A single region of the Desulfatiglans sp. genome encodes:
- a CDS encoding aldehyde dehydrogenase family protein, with translation NYPLNETFTTLIPALAMGNTAVVKLPRYGSLCQIPLLHAFKECFPRGVVNIINGDGRDVAGPIMESGQVAALAFIGSSRAANILKKQHPMPNRLRCILGLDAKNPGIILPDADIDLAVRECVTGALSFNGQRCTALKILFVHRSIADAFVKRLSDAVDALPFGLPWEKGVRITPLPEPGAPDKMRSLVDDAVKKGASICNSNGGISNESFYFPAVVYPVTSDMQLYTVEQFGPVVPVAVFDNEHEVFDYIVSSNFGQQASIFGKDPKRVGPLIDVFANQVCRINLNAQCQRGPDVYPFTGRKDSAEGTLSVSDALRCFSIRSMVAATESDAGKELLREIIHERSSSFVNTDYLF, from the coding sequence ATCCCCCTGTTGCACGCATTTAAAGAATGTTTTCCCAGGGGTGTGGTCAACATCATTAATGGTGATGGCAGGGATGTGGCTGGCCCCATCATGGAATCAGGACAGGTGGCAGCCCTTGCCTTCATTGGCAGTTCACGCGCTGCCAACATTCTTAAGAAGCAGCATCCAATGCCCAACAGGCTGCGCTGCATCCTGGGGCTTGACGCAAAGAACCCGGGCATCATACTTCCGGACGCTGATATAGACCTGGCTGTCAGGGAGTGCGTCACGGGCGCACTGTCCTTCAACGGCCAAAGATGCACAGCGCTCAAGATCCTGTTCGTGCACCGCTCAATCGCTGATGCCTTCGTAAAGAGGCTCTCCGATGCAGTAGACGCCCTCCCTTTTGGCCTTCCCTGGGAAAAAGGTGTGCGCATCACACCGCTCCCTGAGCCCGGAGCGCCGGATAAGATGCGTTCCCTGGTTGACGACGCTGTTAAAAAAGGGGCCTCAATATGCAACTCAAATGGAGGCATCTCTAATGAGAGCTTTTATTTTCCGGCGGTGGTCTATCCTGTTACATCTGATATGCAGCTCTACACTGTAGAGCAATTCGGTCCTGTGGTGCCGGTTGCAGTTTTCGATAACGAGCATGAGGTGTTTGACTATATCGTCTCTTCCAACTTCGGACAGCAGGCGAGCATCTTCGGCAAAGACCCTAAGAGGGTAGGCCCGCTCATTGACGTGTTCGCAAACCAGGTGTGCCGCATAAACCTCAATGCCCAGTGTCAGCGAGGCCCCGACGTTTATCCATTTACCGGACGTAAGGACAGCGCAGAGGGCACGCTTTCAGTCTCTGATGCGCTTCGCTGTTTTTCAATCCGCTCCATGGTGGCAGCCACGGAAAGCGACGCCGGTAAAGAGCTCCTCCGCGAAATCATCCACGAGCGCTCTTCCAGCTTCGTCAACACCGATTATCTGTTCTGA
- a CDS encoding transcriptional repressor: MCNQCNYEEMLVKAGLEASSNRIAVLEVIGSNPFPLSAADIFKTLERSGAINQVTVYRILDLLVDHHVAERISTGGRAFYYGLAPNKNHKPHPHFYCKICGQMDCLSPDSLKVDAETFMKIFPGRVDKVEVRIDGICKNCEKSQTR; the protein is encoded by the coding sequence ATGTGCAATCAATGTAATTATGAAGAGATGCTTGTAAAGGCAGGGCTTGAGGCCAGTTCAAACCGCATCGCTGTTCTTGAAGTGATTGGCAGTAACCCCTTCCCCCTTTCAGCCGCGGATATATTTAAGACCCTTGAACGCTCCGGCGCAATCAACCAGGTGACAGTATACAGGATACTTGACCTCCTGGTTGATCACCATGTTGCAGAACGCATAAGCACTGGCGGCAGGGCATTCTATTACGGCCTTGCGCCCAATAAAAATCATAAACCCCACCCCCACTTTTACTGCAAGATCTGCGGACAGATGGACTGCCTGAGCCCTGACAGCTTAAAGGTGGATGCAGAGACCTTCATGAAGATCTTTCCCGGCAGGGTGGATAAGGTGGAGGTGCGTATAGACGGGATATGTAAGAACTGTGAAAAATCGCAAACCAGGTAA